The following are from one region of the Capsicum annuum cultivar UCD-10X-F1 chromosome 1, UCD10Xv1.1, whole genome shotgun sequence genome:
- the LOC107857368 gene encoding pectin acetylesterase 8-like, translating into MEHTKILQGFCLLFCSLIILNDKAVIGQQNGMVDLTILESAVSKGAVCLDGTPPGYYFDKGHGEGVNNWIIYFLGGGWCYNVTNCLDNTKTKRGSSKFAPKQKIFYGILSNNKTINPDFYNWNRVMVTYCDGSSFTGDVEEVDPATNLYFRGARIFLAMIEHFLAEGMKDAKNAILTGESAGGLPALIHCDRFQALLPNTPRVKCLADGSYFLHRKNNKEMSYMETVNEGLINLHHSAKMLPDSCTSKMKPSLCLFPQYFQDGIKTPIFIVNSMFDTFQINITFPGYFWDLLNNTCPASHVKTLQDFKQEFVSALPKQCNTSSRGMFIDACLFHVHIVRGNIWNALSLYDKTMAKAFSDWYFDRSPVQFIENRDLPLNCYQFPLKTSPCS; encoded by the exons ATGGAACATACAAAAATATTGCAAGGATTCTGCCTACTCTTTTGTTCTTTGATTATACTAAATGACAAAGCTGTAATTGGACAACAAAATGGCATGGTTGATTTAACTATTCTTGAAAGTGCAGTATCAAAAGGAGCtg TTTGTTTGGATGGAACTCCACCGGGATACTATTTTGATAAGGGACATGGAGAAGGAGTCAATAATTGGATTATCTACTTTTTG GGAGGAGGATGGTGCTATAACGTGACAAATTGCCTTgataatacaaaaacaaaaagaggTTCATCCAAATTTGCTCCAAAGCAAAAGATATTTTATGGAATACTTAGCAACAATAAAACAATAAATCCag ATTTCTATAATTGGAATAGAGTCATGGTTACTTATTGTGATGGATCATCGTTTACGGGAGACGTTGAAGAAGTTGATCCG GCTACTAACCTTTATTTTAGAGGTGCAAGAATTTTTCTTGCCATGATCGAGCATTTCTTGGCGGAAGGAATGAAGGACGCTAAAAAT GCCATTCTCACAGGTGAATCGGCTGGAGGACTGCCTGCTTTAATCCATTGTGATCGCTTTCAAGCTCTACTTCCTAACACACCTAGAGTAAAATGTCTTGCTGATGGTAGCTATTTTCTCCACCG GAAAAACAATAAGGAAATGTCATACATGGAAACTGTCAATGAAGGACTCATTAATTTACAT CATTCAGCCAAGATGTTACCTGATTCCTGCACTTCAAAAATGAAACCATCATTG TGCCTTTTTCCACAATATTTTCAAGATGGAATCAAGACACCAATTTTCATAGTCAACTCAATGTTTGACACCTTCCAG aTAAATATAACTTTTCCTGGTTATTTTTGGGACCTTCTTAATAATACATGCCCAGCTTCTCATGTTAAAACTTTACAAG ATTTCAAACAGGAATTTGTAAGTGCATTGCCCAAACAATGTAATACTTCATCAAGAGGAATGTTTATAGACGCTTGCTTGTTTCATGTCCACATAGTACGTGGCAATATTTGGAATGCGCTCTCTTTATATGATAAG ACAATGGCAAAGGCATTTAGCGATTGGTACTTCGACAGGAGTCCTGTCCAATTTATCGAGAATAGGGATTTGCCACTAAATTGTTACCAATTCCCCTTAAAGACAAGTCCTTGCTCCTAA